A genomic segment from Syntrophotalea acetylenivorans encodes:
- a CDS encoding dihydrofolate reductase yields MIKSSKIIIVAMTEQFLIGAAGEIPWQIPEELRLFRDLTSAHTLIMGRHTFASIGRPLPDRRTIVVSRHLSKTPGIEICPNLPSAVQLAENYGEKIFFAGGVGIYRDALPLADLMSISWVKGAYTGDTYFPAFDLSQWQVISDRDYGSFRHVLYRRC; encoded by the coding sequence ATGATCAAATCCAGTAAAATAATTATTGTCGCCATGACCGAGCAGTTCCTGATCGGGGCCGCCGGGGAGATCCCCTGGCAGATTCCCGAAGAGCTGCGTCTGTTTCGTGATTTGACCAGTGCTCATACCCTGATCATGGGGCGTCACACCTTTGCGTCTATTGGTCGCCCTTTGCCCGATCGCCGAACTATCGTTGTTAGTCGTCACCTGTCGAAGACTCCGGGGATTGAGATTTGTCCGAATCTGCCAAGCGCTGTGCAGTTGGCGGAAAATTATGGAGAAAAGATCTTTTTCGCCGGTGGTGTCGGTATCTATCGAGATGCTTTGCCTTTGGCCGATCTTATGAGTATTTCCTGGGTCAAGGGGGCCTATACGGGCGATACTTACTTCCCAGCTTTTGATCTCAGCCAGTGGCAGGTGATCAGTGATCGGGATTACGGCTCGTTTCGTCATGTGCTCTATCGACGATGCTAG
- a CDS encoding vWA domain-containing protein has translation MRRNFRSLLLVLLLLSLASISQAASLVNCQVELDRRVLLAGPTQKTVIKIALDAPLMPRIEDRSPVNLALVLDRSGSMSGNKIAKAREAAIEALHRLGAKDLFALVAYDHGVKTLVPAQRIRHSEGIEAQIRRIRPGGNTALFGAVSQGAAEVRKHSDSNYVHRVVLLSDGLANVGPSSPADLARLGAALLKEGISVTTVGVGTDFNEDLMTQLAERSDGNHYFVESSRDLPRIFAAELGDVLSVVARKVIIEIDCPPGVKPLRIIGREGRIKGQKVEVRMNQIYGGQQKYALVEVEVPVSQPGQHLDLARVDCRYQNALTDTHESSTTMARTRFSQRPEEVRQAASKEVQKAVVENEMAVTRDEALNLYNAGRKDEAARALRQKSDALREQNTELGFSDLAEEAGQLQDEAAEFEADRLDKTRKKELRSESFKVRKQQKAY, from the coding sequence ATGCGAAGAAATTTCCGGTCCCTGTTGCTTGTGCTTTTACTATTGAGCCTGGCCAGTATCAGCCAGGCCGCCTCACTGGTCAACTGCCAGGTCGAACTCGATCGCCGGGTCCTGCTGGCCGGTCCGACCCAGAAAACCGTCATTAAAATCGCTCTCGATGCCCCGCTGATGCCTCGGATCGAAGACCGATCGCCGGTAAACCTGGCCCTGGTCCTCGATCGATCCGGCTCCATGAGTGGCAATAAGATCGCCAAAGCCCGCGAAGCGGCTATCGAAGCCCTCCACCGCCTGGGAGCCAAGGACCTGTTCGCATTGGTCGCCTACGATCACGGGGTCAAGACCCTGGTTCCGGCCCAACGGATCCGACATAGCGAAGGAATTGAAGCGCAGATTCGCCGAATTCGGCCGGGGGGCAACACCGCCCTGTTCGGCGCCGTCAGTCAGGGTGCCGCGGAGGTGCGCAAACACAGCGACTCGAATTACGTTCATCGGGTAGTGCTGCTATCGGACGGTCTGGCCAATGTCGGCCCCAGCAGTCCCGCCGATTTGGCTCGACTTGGGGCGGCACTCCTTAAGGAAGGCATCTCCGTCACCACAGTGGGAGTCGGCACTGACTTCAACGAAGACCTTATGACCCAACTGGCTGAACGCAGCGACGGCAACCACTATTTTGTCGAATCGAGCCGTGATCTGCCACGCATCTTTGCCGCCGAACTGGGTGACGTGCTCAGCGTGGTGGCCCGAAAGGTGATTATTGAGATCGATTGCCCACCCGGGGTCAAGCCTTTACGTATCATCGGCCGCGAAGGACGCATCAAAGGACAAAAAGTTGAGGTTCGGATGAACCAGATTTACGGTGGCCAGCAAAAGTATGCACTGGTCGAAGTCGAAGTACCTGTTTCTCAACCCGGCCAGCATCTTGACCTGGCCCGCGTCGACTGTCGTTACCAGAATGCCCTGACCGATACTCATGAATCATCGACCACCATGGCCCGCACCCGCTTCAGCCAACGCCCCGAAGAGGTTCGCCAAGCAGCCAGTAAAGAAGTACAAAAAGCGGTAGTGGAAAACGAAATGGCCGTCACCCGCGACGAGGCCCTAAACCTCTATAATGCCGGACGCAAGGATGAGGCAGCCCGCGCTCTGCGACAAAAAAGCGATGCTCTGCGGGAGCAGAACACCGAGCTCGGTTTTTCGGACCTGGCCGAAGAAGCCGGACAACTGCAAGACGAAGCCGCCGAGTTTGAAGCGGACCGACTCGATAAAACCCGGAAAAAGGAACTCCGTTCGGAAAGCTTCAAAGTACGTAAACAACAAAAAGCCTACTGA
- a CDS encoding SagB/ThcOx family dehydrogenase, translated as MEKNSGRDFMEKTKHKNMGVSDQQMHLPQPPLSWPAEPVNPKIELPHPGSLAIEPVDIRLLITQRSSLREYAEKPLALEELSHLLWCTQGVKVAYDQQMTLRTVPSAGARHALETILLVNRVEGLESGLYRYLALDHQLELISTLSNIAGRLAAACFGQRFIMRSAVTFVWIAVPYRMTWRYQERGYRYLHLDAGHVCQNLYLAAEAIDAGVCAVAAFDDDEINTLLCLDPEEAFVIYLAAVGKKMKG; from the coding sequence GTGGAAAAAAACAGCGGCCGTGACTTCATGGAAAAGACCAAGCACAAAAATATGGGCGTCAGTGACCAGCAGATGCATTTGCCCCAGCCGCCCCTCAGTTGGCCCGCCGAGCCTGTTAACCCAAAGATTGAGCTGCCCCATCCCGGGAGCCTGGCCATCGAACCGGTTGATATACGCCTGCTTATCACCCAGCGCAGCAGCCTGAGGGAATACGCCGAAAAACCACTGGCTCTGGAAGAGTTATCACACCTGTTGTGGTGCACTCAAGGGGTCAAAGTGGCTTACGACCAGCAGATGACCTTGCGTACGGTACCTTCGGCTGGTGCTCGTCACGCTTTAGAGACTATCCTTCTGGTTAACCGGGTTGAGGGTTTGGAGTCAGGGCTTTATCGGTATCTGGCACTGGATCACCAGTTGGAATTGATTTCAACCCTCAGCAATATTGCCGGTCGTTTGGCCGCGGCCTGTTTTGGTCAGCGGTTTATTATGAGAAGCGCGGTGACCTTTGTCTGGATCGCGGTGCCCTATCGGATGACCTGGCGCTACCAGGAACGGGGCTATCGTTATTTGCATCTCGATGCCGGTCATGTTTGCCAGAACCTGTACCTGGCTGCTGAGGCCATTGATGCCGGAGTCTGCGCGGTGGCGGCGTTCGATGACGATGAAATAAACACCTTGTTGTGTCTTGATCCGGAAGAGGCGTTTGTCATCTATCTGGCGGCGGTGGGGAAGAAGATGAAGGGATGA
- a CDS encoding sensor histidine kinase, giving the protein MKRSHWIIGAWLLLLIPTLLIGALALRLLRNEQNLLAENTLNATRQRTATIAENIDLTVAELKDSLLDSLSELPSDDLEQHLENWRLGNPLVRNVFIWNKDGLILPDPKAPPSAEAGDFTLRYQALFAGRVPWQRPQPDGPQVASPSSTGGKSTTYSPRRELRQLAQQLNPKPEIAKGVSGWLPWFWEDGLYLLGWQEEVETGRRFGLEIEMIALLSRLITSLPEPSSGEIYALIDGQGRIVHRTGAGELSADTPPFVTLPVGSHLPHWQLRIYALNGLDPAGDRGLLVLSTLLVGCFMAAMLFGGSLLLWQAYRHMRDARRKTSFVSNVSHELKTPLTTIRMYAELLDEGRIEETEKRSRYLQVIVSESQRLTRLVNNVLDFSRLEQKRKHYHLTPLLLVEVLGQVLDGQAERLRQAGLELTYHKPVRPLTVKADRDALEQIFLNLIDNAIKYAAKGGELVVELQQNEKTAEALFMDSGPGIPTSQQKRIFQQFERVNNNLTCNQPGCGLGLSIARRLLQDMQGSLHYRQRDGGGACFIVQLPLIKEG; this is encoded by the coding sequence ATGAAACGAAGTCATTGGATCATCGGCGCCTGGCTGTTACTGCTGATTCCAACCCTGCTGATCGGCGCTCTGGCGTTGCGACTCTTACGCAACGAACAGAACCTTCTGGCCGAGAACACCCTCAATGCCACCCGGCAGCGGACCGCCACCATCGCTGAAAACATCGACTTGACGGTGGCCGAACTCAAGGACAGCCTGCTCGACAGCTTAAGCGAACTTCCTTCCGACGATCTTGAACAACATTTGGAAAACTGGCGACTTGGCAACCCCCTGGTGCGCAACGTTTTCATCTGGAACAAAGACGGCCTGATATTACCCGACCCCAAAGCGCCTCCCAGTGCTGAAGCAGGGGATTTTACACTCCGCTATCAGGCCCTGTTTGCCGGCCGCGTTCCCTGGCAAAGACCTCAACCCGATGGACCGCAGGTCGCATCGCCTTCTTCTACTGGCGGCAAAAGCACGACCTATTCTCCCCGCCGGGAGCTGCGACAATTGGCCCAGCAGTTGAATCCAAAGCCAGAAATAGCAAAGGGAGTATCCGGTTGGCTGCCCTGGTTCTGGGAGGATGGTCTTTACCTCCTCGGCTGGCAGGAAGAGGTTGAAACTGGTCGACGTTTTGGCTTGGAAATCGAGATGATCGCCTTGCTTTCCCGCTTGATTACAAGTCTGCCCGAACCTTCATCTGGAGAAATCTACGCCTTGATCGATGGGCAGGGACGCATCGTTCATCGCACCGGTGCGGGCGAACTTTCCGCCGACACGCCCCCCTTTGTCACTTTGCCCGTCGGCTCCCATCTGCCCCATTGGCAACTGCGCATCTATGCTTTGAATGGTCTTGACCCTGCCGGCGACCGTGGACTGTTGGTCCTTTCTACCCTGCTGGTCGGTTGTTTTATGGCCGCTATGTTATTCGGCGGCTCTCTGCTGTTGTGGCAAGCCTACCGCCACATGCGTGACGCCCGGCGCAAAACCTCCTTCGTCTCCAATGTTTCTCACGAATTGAAAACCCCCCTGACGACCATTCGTATGTATGCCGAACTGCTTGATGAAGGCCGCATTGAAGAGACGGAAAAGCGAAGCCGTTATCTACAGGTCATTGTTTCCGAAAGTCAGCGCCTGACCCGTCTGGTCAACAATGTTCTCGACTTCAGTCGTCTGGAACAAAAACGCAAACATTATCATCTGACCCCCCTGCTTCTCGTCGAAGTGCTCGGGCAGGTTCTTGATGGTCAAGCCGAGCGCTTACGTCAGGCAGGTCTGGAACTTACCTACCACAAGCCGGTCCGGCCGCTGACTGTTAAGGCCGATCGCGATGCCCTGGAACAAATCTTCCTCAATTTGATCGACAACGCGATCAAATATGCCGCAAAAGGGGGCGAACTGGTTGTCGAACTTCAACAGAATGAAAAGACCGCCGAAGCTCTGTTCATGGATTCCGGTCCCGGCATCCCAACATCCCAGCAGAAACGCATTTTTCAACAATTCGAGCGCGTCAACAACAACTTGACCTGCAACCAACCGGGCTGCGGCCTCGGTCTTAGTATTGCCCGAAGATTGCTACAAGATATGCAAGGATCGCTTCACTACCGTCAGAGAGATGGTGGCGGTGCCTGCTTCATCGTACAACTGCCATTGATCAAGGAAGGCTAA
- a CDS encoding response regulator transcription factor has protein sequence MERTRILVAEDDLHIREGLIDILEGEGYQVLAAADGDAALSLSETHNFDLALLDIMMPGRNGYDVCRELRLQHPHLAIIMLTAKGEEIDKVLGLELGADDYITKPFGVHELRARIAAVLRRSQRTIQENEAVLPSTLVMGSATIDRKTYRGNLKERTFKLTAREMKLLEAFYRHPDEALQRHTLLNLAWGIDYQGTTRTLDQHIAQLRKKIETDPSTPQVITTVHGIGYRYVP, from the coding sequence ATGGAACGAACCCGCATTCTGGTAGCGGAAGACGATCTGCATATTCGCGAGGGACTCATTGATATACTCGAGGGGGAAGGCTATCAGGTGCTGGCCGCGGCAGACGGTGACGCCGCCCTGTCGCTCAGTGAAACCCATAACTTTGATCTGGCGCTGCTCGACATCATGATGCCGGGACGCAACGGGTACGATGTCTGCCGGGAGCTGCGCCTTCAGCATCCCCACCTGGCCATCATCATGCTTACTGCCAAAGGAGAAGAGATTGACAAGGTGCTCGGCCTGGAGCTGGGCGCCGACGACTATATCACCAAGCCCTTTGGCGTCCATGAACTACGAGCCCGCATCGCGGCCGTGCTCCGACGCAGTCAGCGCACAATTCAAGAAAACGAAGCGGTTTTGCCCTCAACTCTGGTTATGGGGTCGGCCACCATCGACCGCAAGACCTATCGTGGAAACCTTAAGGAACGTACCTTTAAACTCACTGCCCGGGAAATGAAACTCCTCGAAGCCTTCTACCGCCACCCCGACGAAGCCCTGCAACGCCACACCCTGCTCAATCTGGCCTGGGGCATCGACTATCAGGGCACCACCCGCACCCTCGACCAGCATATCGCCCAACTGCGAAAAAAAATTGAAACTGACCCGTCCACCCCGCAGGTCATCACCACCGTGCATGGTATCGGTTATCGCTATGTGCCGTAA